From the genome of Acidobacteriota bacterium, one region includes:
- a CDS encoding DUF1998 domain-containing protein: MSRKGPIRRAQLIAPFGVGAMVVVRDGTSVVCGGLDHWYKREGGSDPSKPIDIEEYQVEEWRLQRQLKVSHFRLPPDYRNNAPQGEKPFNYMLTVPFLRFPQWHFCPSRGCKRLYELPLSMRERKKCDACMAKRKTRYVLQVPFVAICDRGHLQDFPWREWVHKTASPSCQMPMRLVSTGGASLAAQKIVCDCGKERSLASITTAGTDGSFLSRNLDESRELYLCQGRRPWLGDDSSEPCGEHLRGSLRSASNVYFAQMRSAIYLPRGTNSVPPALVGLLEEPPLSTNISFLIDSGYSVEPAVLRKRYPDAFALYTDGQIREALEIVTSSGEDDDGDAGVPGDDYQTAFLRAEFEVLRTPRREPQLMIEAADLSKYGPVVTRHFSRVMLVHKLRETRALAGFTRVVAETSDGLDRLKTLMWKNAPQYENSWLPAYIVFGEGIFLELDEGRLQKWELGNRVVERIASLAQRDQQTRSAKGLPPRPVSPRYVLLHTLAHLLMNRLTFECGYSSASLRERLFVSANPSGPMAGILIYTAAGDAEGTMGGLVRMGKSGYLEPVIQRALDAASWCSADPVCMEMGSSGGQGPESCNLAACHNCALVPETACERFNRYLDRALVSGSLDDQGLGYFEL, translated from the coding sequence ATGTCGCGTAAAGGACCAATCAGGCGTGCCCAACTTATCGCCCCGTTTGGCGTCGGAGCGATGGTTGTGGTGCGCGACGGCACATCGGTGGTATGCGGGGGACTCGACCACTGGTACAAGCGTGAAGGCGGTTCTGACCCGAGTAAGCCTATAGACATTGAAGAGTATCAAGTTGAAGAGTGGCGCCTCCAGCGCCAGTTGAAGGTCAGCCATTTCCGGCTCCCGCCCGATTACAGGAATAATGCGCCACAGGGGGAAAAGCCATTCAACTACATGCTAACGGTACCGTTCCTGCGATTCCCGCAATGGCACTTCTGCCCTTCACGCGGGTGCAAGAGACTTTACGAACTCCCGTTGAGTATGCGCGAAAGGAAGAAGTGCGACGCTTGTATGGCGAAGCGCAAGACAAGATATGTCTTGCAGGTTCCGTTTGTCGCGATCTGTGATCGTGGCCATCTTCAAGATTTCCCGTGGCGCGAGTGGGTGCACAAGACCGCAAGCCCAAGTTGCCAAATGCCAATGAGGCTTGTGTCCACAGGTGGGGCTTCACTAGCTGCACAGAAGATCGTGTGTGATTGTGGGAAAGAGCGTTCGCTGGCCTCAATCACTACTGCTGGAACGGACGGCTCTTTCCTCAGCAGAAACCTCGATGAGAGCCGCGAGTTGTATCTGTGCCAGGGCAGGAGGCCGTGGCTCGGCGATGATTCCAGCGAGCCTTGCGGCGAACACCTGCGCGGCTCACTTCGCAGCGCATCGAATGTCTATTTTGCGCAGATGCGGAGCGCGATCTACCTTCCTCGCGGCACCAACTCCGTTCCGCCAGCCTTAGTGGGTTTGCTTGAAGAACCGCCACTTTCTACCAATATCAGTTTTCTAATTGACTCGGGCTACAGTGTCGAACCCGCAGTTTTACGTAAGAGGTATCCGGACGCGTTCGCACTTTACACCGACGGGCAGATCAGGGAAGCGCTGGAGATTGTTACCTCAAGTGGTGAAGATGATGACGGTGATGCCGGAGTGCCTGGTGATGATTACCAGACCGCTTTTCTGCGGGCAGAGTTTGAGGTGCTGAGGACGCCGCGTCGCGAACCTCAACTCATGATTGAGGCAGCGGATTTGAGCAAATATGGGCCGGTCGTCACACGCCATTTCTCGCGCGTGATGCTTGTTCACAAGTTGCGCGAGACTCGCGCCCTTGCTGGTTTCACTCGCGTGGTTGCAGAAACGAGCGACGGCTTAGATCGACTTAAAACACTTATGTGGAAGAACGCGCCGCAATATGAGAACTCGTGGCTGCCGGCCTATATCGTTTTTGGTGAGGGCATCTTCCTCGAGTTGGATGAAGGCCGGTTGCAAAAATGGGAGCTTGGGAATCGAGTAGTAGAGCGAATTGCTTCCCTGGCGCAACGAGACCAGCAAACACGGTCCGCAAAGGGGCTGCCCCCGCGCCCCGTCTCTCCACGCTATGTGTTACTCCACACGCTGGCGCACCTTTTGATGAACCGCCTCACATTCGAATGTGGATACAGCTCGGCCTCACTTCGCGAGCGGCTGTTTGTCTCGGCAAATCCTTCGGGGCCAATGGCGGGCATATTGATCTACACCGCCGCCGGTGACGCTGAGGGAACAATGGGAGGGCTGGTCAGAATGGGAAAAAGCGGCTACCTTGAGCCGGTTATACAGAGGGCGCTCGATGCTGCGAGCTGGTGCTCGGCGGATCCCGTATGTATGGAAATGGGATCGAGTGGAGGGCAGGGGCCAGAGTCATGCAACCTCGCCGCCTGCCATAATTGTGCGCTCGTACCGGAGACGGCGTGCGAGAGGTTTAATCGCTATCTGGATCGAGCGCTGGTTAGCGGCAGCCTTGATGACCAAGGTCTAGGCTACTTCGAACTCTGA